The following are encoded in a window of Roseivirga misakiensis genomic DNA:
- a CDS encoding DUF5694 domain-containing protein, translating to MRNLLIIIIGLVIVGKLSGYQSEKEVLIIGTMHDVPNIVKHSYKPLLKIGKKYKPEAIYVERQRPDDSLSLVNYESKWFLPKGDTLREAFKVDVNRIQTLQQLGVKEMSPADYAYLRDYYMVSKDKGNWSYYNYLANYGLKGSRKPTQEENGDLTAKLAIHLNMNRVFAMDHQHDMRLYSKLWSDCVKMSKEDGEVDRLVKHNKRTYNKAKLPAIFGRLGKHTNKVKTIKSYEVSNRFTFRETPCEPCDQAGAVWDRRNAGMAKNIGDQMEEFGHQRAVVVVGAGHVLGIREQLQKQFPDMIVKIIEDL from the coding sequence ATGAGAAATTTACTAATCATTATCATCGGTTTAGTCATAGTTGGGAAATTGAGTGGTTATCAATCAGAAAAAGAAGTGCTCATCATCGGTACTATGCATGATGTACCCAACATTGTGAAGCATAGCTATAAACCACTTTTGAAAATTGGGAAGAAGTACAAACCAGAGGCAATTTATGTAGAGCGACAGCGCCCTGATGACTCCTTGAGTTTGGTAAACTATGAATCGAAGTGGTTTTTACCCAAAGGCGATACTTTAAGAGAAGCTTTTAAGGTAGACGTTAATAGAATTCAAACCCTTCAGCAACTTGGGGTAAAGGAGATGAGCCCTGCCGATTACGCCTACCTCCGTGATTATTATATGGTCAGTAAGGATAAGGGAAACTGGTCTTACTATAACTATCTCGCTAATTATGGTCTAAAGGGTAGTAGAAAGCCTACTCAGGAAGAAAACGGAGATTTAACGGCCAAACTAGCCATTCATCTAAACATGAATCGTGTTTTTGCCATGGACCATCAGCATGATATGCGTTTGTATTCGAAGTTATGGAGTGATTGTGTAAAAATGAGCAAGGAAGATGGTGAGGTGGATAGACTCGTTAAACACAATAAAAGGACTTACAACAAAGCTAAATTACCTGCAATTTTTGGTCGATTGGGAAAGCATACCAACAAGGTGAAGACCATAAAAAGTTATGAGGTATCTAACCGATTTACTTTTCGAGAGACACCATGCGAACCATGCGATCAGGCTGGAGCCGTTTGGGATAGGAGAAATGCCGGTATGGCCAAAAACATTGGTGACCAAATGGAAGAATTTGGTCATCAAAGAGCGGTAGTGGTGGTAGGAGCAGGGCACGTATTGGGGATTCGCGAGCAGTTACAAAAGCAATTTCCAGATATGATTGTAAAGATTATTGAAGACCTCTGA
- a CDS encoding S41 family peptidase: MKNLITILAVLFISFPIAAQTTCDCKADLEFVYNQMQNMASYKSQIKGELEASFKVEYQKISEKVTNNMDKLDCYVAIGQLVDLVKDKHAMLYEVRPDYTLDDALDSNFVKQYQVSEDFKNFPTVDIDLEALRLRLESKPVNDIEGIYNVGSSMEVGVYRTEKADSLVAVMLTSKLGVWAPGQIFMYLTATELPNRYDITAYGQVHKNLLSYKAHLVSNGILMSNVTKEGLKENFVHVDKKAHEAYKLHTLNDNVQYIWLNSFSRFGNADKRDALVKQIKNELNAENLIVDLRNNGGGASKISLPIVKAIRKSGVKVFVLTNFDSGSNAEQTTVRLKNIKSTVHLGQTTYGAIAYGLNYGYTYTSPSGFFSFTPTDMRFNHFLKYEVTGVAPDITLSPDSDWIQQTIDYINTQRL, from the coding sequence ATGAAAAATTTAATTACAATCCTAGCAGTATTATTTATCAGTTTTCCTATCGCAGCGCAGACTACTTGCGACTGTAAAGCAGACCTTGAATTTGTATATAATCAAATGCAAAACATGGCTTCTTATAAGTCTCAGATTAAAGGAGAATTAGAGGCCAGTTTTAAAGTCGAGTATCAAAAGATATCAGAAAAAGTCACCAACAATATGGATAAACTCGATTGCTATGTGGCGATCGGCCAGTTGGTAGATTTAGTAAAAGATAAACACGCTATGCTATACGAAGTAAGACCAGACTACACGCTTGATGACGCTCTGGATTCCAACTTTGTAAAGCAATATCAGGTAAGTGAAGATTTTAAAAACTTTCCAACCGTCGATATCGATTTGGAGGCACTTAGGTTACGTCTTGAATCTAAGCCTGTCAATGACATAGAAGGTATTTATAATGTAGGAAGTTCTATGGAGGTCGGTGTTTATAGAACTGAAAAGGCTGACAGTCTAGTGGCCGTTATGCTTACCTCCAAACTAGGGGTTTGGGCACCTGGTCAGATATTTATGTATTTGACAGCCACCGAACTTCCGAATCGCTATGACATTACCGCTTATGGCCAAGTACATAAGAACTTGCTTTCATATAAGGCACATTTAGTATCGAATGGCATTTTAATGAGCAATGTTACTAAAGAAGGCCTAAAAGAGAACTTTGTGCATGTAGATAAGAAAGCGCATGAGGCTTATAAGCTCCATACGCTGAATGATAATGTGCAATACATTTGGTTGAATAGCTTTTCTCGTTTCGGAAATGCCGATAAAAGAGACGCATTAGTCAAGCAAATCAAAAATGAACTTAACGCTGAAAACCTGATCGTCGATTTGAGAAACAATGGAGGAGGGGCAAGTAAAATTTCACTACCAATAGTCAAAGCCATTCGAAAATCAGGTGTGAAAGTGTTTGTGCTTACAAATTTTGATTCAGGCAGTAATGCAGAGCAAACGACAGTAAGGCTAAAGAATATTAAGAGTACAGTACACCTAGGTCAAACAACTTATGGTGCGATAGCCTACGGACTCAATTATGGCTATACCTACACTTCGCCATCTGGTTTTTTCAGTTTTACACCAACGGACATGAGATTTAATCATTTCTTGAAATATGAGGTCACTGGAGTTGCCCCAGATATCACTTTAAGTCCTGATTCAGATTGGATTCAACAAACTATCGATTACATCAACACACAACGACTTTAA
- a CDS encoding serine hydrolase domain-containing protein, translating to MILKELRADKWALLLIVLLLLPSCISTNTIVRKDNSSWNEQNIASFEKKLEALRQKHHIPGFSVGIVNQGELKWKKGFGVRDIETQEIPDENTVYHTASITKTFGALVLMQLIEDGKFSLNDPLKKHDIKLPGKWGLSDNIQIKHLLTHTARGNTLNGFKPGYKHRYNGSWFHLLGNAYLSAAGKDFSELVVNDIIKPIGMTNTAPSLDDSLAFAKTGLDPDAYAKKVAKPYDWFKKKIVPVDFNYNFGPAAGLMSTVSDLAKYSNAIDSRLFLSSESWNSMLTPFATPKGKETIYGLGWFVHDYYGLKFIWHTGWWKGYSSLFLKVPELDLTFIILANSQDVSRPFYKFLIGNSLHKDLLASDFATTFIDHFVIKKEN from the coding sequence GTGATCCTTAAAGAACTTAGGGCTGATAAGTGGGCATTACTATTAATAGTGCTGTTGCTTTTACCGAGTTGTATTTCTACCAATACCATTGTTCGCAAGGATAACTCGAGTTGGAATGAGCAAAACATAGCGAGTTTCGAGAAAAAGCTAGAGGCACTGCGTCAAAAGCATCATATCCCTGGTTTTTCAGTAGGCATTGTAAACCAGGGAGAGCTCAAATGGAAGAAAGGGTTCGGAGTACGGGATATAGAAACACAAGAAATCCCCGATGAAAACACTGTCTATCACACGGCCTCCATTACCAAGACGTTCGGTGCCCTAGTGTTGATGCAACTCATCGAGGATGGAAAATTCAGCCTCAATGACCCGCTGAAAAAGCATGACATAAAATTGCCTGGAAAATGGGGATTAAGTGATAATATCCAAATAAAACACCTGTTAACACATACGGCGCGAGGTAATACATTGAATGGTTTTAAACCCGGCTATAAACATCGATACAATGGCAGTTGGTTCCACCTTCTAGGAAACGCTTATTTATCAGCCGCTGGAAAGGACTTTAGCGAATTAGTCGTGAATGATATCATTAAGCCAATTGGCATGACCAACACAGCGCCCAGTCTCGATGACAGTCTTGCTTTTGCAAAGACTGGCTTAGATCCAGATGCTTATGCCAAAAAAGTGGCAAAACCTTACGATTGGTTCAAGAAGAAGATAGTGCCAGTGGATTTTAACTACAATTTTGGTCCTGCAGCAGGACTGATGAGTACTGTTTCTGACTTGGCTAAATATTCTAATGCCATAGATTCTCGGCTTTTCTTGAGTTCGGAATCTTGGAACAGCATGCTCACACCCTTTGCGACACCAAAAGGAAAAGAAACCATCTATGGTTTAGGTTGGTTCGTCCACGATTACTATGGTTTGAAATTCATTTGGCATACTGGATGGTGGAAGGGGTACTCTTCTTTGTTCTTGAAAGTGCCAGAACTGGATCTAACATTTATCATCTTAGCCAATTCTCAAGATGTCAGCCGACCGTTCTACAAATTTTTAATTGGAAATAGTCTACATAAAGATCTTTTGGCGTCTGATTTTGCGACGACTTTCATCGATCATTTTGTGATAAAAAAAGAAAACTGA
- a CDS encoding serine hydrolase domain-containing protein: protein MRNYKKVLQLTLLLCLFVKVHGTHAQNTNERERLLAITEKQGTKFLKSKNINSVSIGIYYQGETVTNHLGELYKGEGNTPNDQTIYEIGSVTKTLTGYLMAKAVLDGKINLEDDIRKYLNGDYPNLAYESEAITIRHLLTHTAGLPLFLPEPANVIFQKLQKDVPQEYYKIEKEYTKDQFFTDLRKLEITAKPGTKYSYSNSGVELVGYILESIYEKDLDTLLEEHILNRYGMTDTAIKLDESKKERLAQGYWLDNKTLSPNQLNTLWAAGSGLKMTMADMMRYAKAQLDDSDPVIVKSHEPLFAQNSASKMGYLWQMRLDKHGKYFNHHGGTTGMQNWLFIFPKYDLVISIITNQSGPKTPKLLSKTANQILKGVIK from the coding sequence ATGAGAAATTACAAAAAGGTCCTACAACTCACACTCCTACTATGCCTATTCGTCAAAGTGCATGGAACACATGCACAAAACACGAACGAACGAGAACGACTGCTAGCAATAACTGAAAAGCAGGGCACAAAATTCTTAAAGTCAAAAAATATTAACTCCGTTTCCATTGGAATTTATTACCAAGGTGAAACTGTCACGAACCACCTTGGTGAACTCTATAAAGGGGAAGGAAATACTCCAAACGACCAAACGATCTATGAAATTGGCTCTGTCACAAAAACATTGACGGGTTACCTCATGGCTAAGGCTGTTTTGGATGGAAAAATTAATTTGGAAGATGATATTAGAAAATATCTAAATGGGGACTATCCCAACCTAGCGTATGAATCCGAAGCAATAACGATCAGACACCTCTTGACACATACTGCTGGCTTACCGCTTTTCCTACCCGAGCCAGCCAACGTAATATTTCAGAAGTTGCAAAAGGACGTTCCACAGGAATATTACAAAATCGAAAAAGAGTATACAAAGGATCAGTTTTTCACCGACTTGAGAAAACTGGAAATCACCGCAAAACCTGGCACAAAATATTCCTACTCCAATTCAGGGGTTGAATTAGTTGGCTACATCTTAGAGTCTATCTATGAAAAGGATCTAGACACTCTATTAGAAGAACATATACTAAATCGGTATGGTATGACTGATACAGCAATAAAGCTGGACGAATCGAAAAAAGAGCGCTTAGCTCAAGGTTATTGGCTGGATAACAAAACACTTTCGCCAAATCAACTTAATACACTTTGGGCTGCAGGATCAGGCCTTAAAATGACCATGGCCGATATGATGCGCTATGCTAAGGCACAGTTGGACGATAGTGACCCTGTTATTGTCAAATCACATGAGCCACTATTCGCACAAAACTCTGCTTCGAAAATGGGCTACTTATGGCAAATGCGCCTTGATAAACATGGCAAATACTTCAATCATCATGGGGGAACTACAGGTATGCAAAATTGGCTATTCATTTTTCCAAAGTACGACCTTGTTATTTCAATAATCACAAATCAAAGTGGACCGAAAACTCCAAAACTGTTAAGTAAAACTGCCAACCAGATCTTAAAAGGAGTAATCAAGTGA
- a CDS encoding helix-turn-helix domain-containing protein encodes MELDYSLTNVLILLGGIQGLIFSLILLSKRKRQAQLFLGIFILAITYNAFETFTALSGLSKSILFFDFFSYTVVFLTGPSLYFYIQSILFPEKIIARSVILKHLILPIFQGAINVILLSIYLLAISQVISFEVDLIGLYQIFDTYSQPLSILVFATYLGMSIKLYVKSSAEEGELISSSANQKTTLKFTKILLIILSGLAVLWIVAWTLASYSTINVQLVYYPLEITLVFFIYWSFFVINNKLQFLNEEQKQTNQLQISKSDATKIMSQLKRLMEEDQLYLSPKITREIVATKAEVSPKHISTILNQFHKQNFNDFVNNYRIEAVKSHLRSDKLKTNTITGIALDSGFNSQATFQRVFKKSVGVSPKEYAAQYAEKALK; translated from the coding sequence ATGGAATTAGATTATAGTTTAACCAATGTTCTCATACTCCTTGGAGGTATTCAGGGGCTTATTTTTTCACTGATCTTACTGTCCAAGAGAAAGCGACAAGCACAGCTCTTTCTGGGCATTTTCATTTTGGCTATTACCTATAACGCCTTTGAAACCTTTACTGCCCTTTCGGGATTAAGTAAAAGCATTCTTTTCTTCGATTTTTTCTCGTACACAGTCGTCTTTTTAACAGGCCCAAGCCTTTATTTTTACATACAATCCATTCTGTTTCCCGAAAAGATCATTGCCCGAAGTGTAATCCTAAAACACTTGATATTGCCCATTTTTCAAGGTGCCATAAATGTGATTCTACTATCTATTTATCTACTCGCAATAAGTCAGGTAATAAGTTTTGAAGTTGATTTAATCGGACTATATCAAATATTCGATACATACAGCCAACCTCTGAGTATTTTGGTATTTGCTACCTATCTGGGTATGTCAATTAAGCTTTACGTGAAGAGTTCAGCTGAAGAAGGGGAATTGATTAGTTCAAGTGCTAATCAAAAAACCACTCTAAAATTCACGAAAATCTTACTGATCATCTTGTCGGGCCTTGCAGTATTATGGATCGTTGCATGGACCCTTGCAAGTTACTCGACGATTAATGTTCAACTTGTTTATTATCCTTTAGAAATCACACTCGTATTCTTCATCTACTGGTCCTTTTTTGTGATCAACAATAAGCTCCAGTTCTTGAATGAAGAGCAGAAACAAACAAACCAATTACAAATTTCTAAGTCAGATGCGACCAAAATTATGAGTCAATTGAAGAGGCTCATGGAAGAGGACCAGCTTTACCTCAGTCCGAAAATTACAAGAGAAATAGTGGCTACAAAAGCAGAGGTGAGCCCCAAACACATATCAACTATTTTGAACCAATTCCATAAGCAAAACTTCAATGATTTTGTGAATAACTACAGAATTGAAGCTGTAAAATCACACTTGCGTTCTGACAAACTAAAAACCAATACAATCACTGGAATAGCACTTGATTCAGGCTTTAATTCACAGGCAACTTTTCAGCGTGTATTTAAAAAATCTGTTGGTGTATCGCCAAAAGAATACGCAGCACAGTATGCAGAAAAAGCTTTAAAATAA
- a CDS encoding LytTR family DNA-binding domain-containing protein, whose product MKRKYPFDPSIKHHFIVALGLAIWVFIFLFFTEPLDVNEFGPQEKLIYMPLYGVFTSLCYLATLPFQVWLYKRNNQKWTHGSELIQFLFLIILGFIVTRSVYYYIVMEQHPNAYTIDYFATAIYFPGILTIFPIIAIGRWSFGKYKDKKLEDQKIEIQGTGNYESLKLLLNDLICIQSSDNYVEITYREDGEIKKQLIRNKLTEVEISRPELIRAHRSFLINPYHFKQWKTGNRKVFVILSSDIEVPVSKTYQPNIEEAVKSATE is encoded by the coding sequence GTGAAAAGAAAGTACCCCTTCGACCCTTCCATTAAGCATCACTTCATTGTGGCGCTTGGTTTAGCCATATGGGTTTTTATATTCCTATTTTTTACTGAGCCTTTAGATGTCAACGAGTTTGGTCCACAAGAAAAGCTGATTTATATGCCGCTTTACGGAGTTTTTACATCGCTCTGTTATCTCGCTACACTTCCGTTTCAAGTTTGGCTTTATAAAAGGAATAATCAAAAGTGGACGCACGGGAGTGAACTGATTCAATTTCTTTTTTTAATCATATTAGGCTTCATTGTCACGCGGTCTGTTTACTACTATATCGTGATGGAGCAACACCCCAATGCCTATACGATCGATTACTTTGCGACAGCGATTTACTTCCCAGGTATACTCACAATATTCCCAATCATCGCGATCGGTAGATGGTCTTTTGGAAAGTACAAAGACAAGAAATTGGAGGATCAGAAAATAGAAATTCAGGGCACTGGAAATTATGAGAGTCTCAAGCTTTTACTGAATGACCTCATTTGTATTCAGTCGTCTGATAATTATGTGGAAATTACCTACAGGGAAGATGGGGAGATCAAAAAACAACTGATCAGAAATAAGTTGACCGAGGTAGAAATATCAAGACCAGAATTGATTAGAGCCCACCGATCATTTTTGATTAATCCTTATCATTTCAAGCAATGGAAAACAGGGAATCGAAAGGTTTTTGTGATCTTATCAAGTGATATAGAAGTGCCAGTTTCAAAAACATACCAGCCGAATATAGAAGAGGCTGTCAAATCCGCCACAGAATAG
- a CDS encoding FtsX-like permease family protein: MAEKLLLWFLKEDLAEEVLGDLDEKFYSQLNNYSKAKARRNYWYQVFNYMRPFAFKFFQSKIFNNTGMIKHNFKISYRQILRNKAYSFINIAGLAMGLVVAMLIGLWVKDELTFNKYHSNYDNIYHLLRHENEGGEVYTNNSLVTAMGQFISTKYPDMVEHTVISRARTQNRVISYGENKFRQIGMFMQAGAPAMLGLEMTRGTEDGLSDVNSILISESFAERLFGKEDPMNKLVKLDAEDDLLVTGIYKDIPSNSKFSDGKYFARVELVIGADKMNTWNNQNVDIFLQLKPEVDPRTLSKLINEALKPNLTEGARAADMEFFLHPMKDWHLNSEWENGQPVTSQAKRFLWLYSIIGLFVLVLACINFMNLSTARSEKRAKEVGIRKTLGSIRKQLIAQFYIESLLYSLLAFGLSLGLLYALLPWFNNVSGKEISAPWQSPQFWFLTSGFVLLTSILSGSYPAFYLSSFKPIKAIKGTLTGGKKAALPRKVLVVFQFTISIALIIGTITVNNQIQTAQNRLVGYTPEGMIAINPASPEVMPKRQLLKDEILKTGMAAAVGSSNYPVTTTKGWNPGFSWEGMDPNFTRSFNTISISHGYGDAVGLKFIAGRDFSEELETDNRGIIINRSAMNAMKLENPVGTIVTYKPRWREARKYTIIGVVEDMIKGSPFEDTSLSVMFLDEGYMQWLYIRLNPEISASTSIPAIEKVYNEIFPEAPFDFTFADDDYNAKFEQEQRVSRLAQFFSILAIFISCLGLFGLAAYIAEQRTKEIGIRKVLGASIGTLWKLLSKDFALLVLIASIISIPISYTVLDGWLSSYQVRTKLYWWIFAVGALSGMFITMLTVSFQAIKAAIANPVNSLRNE, encoded by the coding sequence ATGGCGGAGAAACTGCTACTCTGGTTTTTGAAAGAAGACCTAGCAGAAGAGGTATTGGGCGATCTAGATGAAAAATTTTATAGTCAACTCAACAATTATTCAAAGGCAAAAGCAAGGAGAAATTACTGGTATCAGGTCTTCAATTATATGAGGCCTTTCGCCTTTAAATTCTTCCAGTCAAAAATCTTTAACAACACAGGTATGATTAAGCACAACTTTAAAATCAGCTATCGACAAATCCTCAGAAATAAAGCCTACTCCTTTATAAATATAGCCGGGCTTGCTATGGGTTTAGTTGTGGCTATGCTCATTGGTCTATGGGTGAAAGATGAATTAACCTTCAATAAATATCACAGTAACTACGACAATATTTATCACCTACTGAGGCATGAAAACGAAGGTGGGGAAGTATACACCAACAACTCACTAGTAACTGCTATGGGGCAATTCATCAGCACTAAATATCCAGATATGGTAGAACATACTGTGATATCTAGAGCCCGAACCCAAAATCGTGTAATAAGCTATGGCGAAAACAAATTCAGGCAAATAGGAATGTTCATGCAAGCAGGTGCGCCTGCAATGCTAGGTCTCGAAATGACCAGAGGCACTGAGGATGGCTTAAGTGATGTCAACTCAATTTTAATCTCAGAATCCTTTGCCGAACGTCTTTTCGGGAAAGAAGATCCAATGAACAAACTGGTGAAACTAGATGCTGAGGACGACCTACTAGTCACTGGTATTTATAAAGACATACCGAGTAATTCAAAGTTCTCCGATGGCAAATACTTCGCAAGAGTAGAATTGGTGATCGGGGCTGACAAAATGAATACTTGGAATAATCAGAACGTAGATATCTTCCTACAGTTAAAACCTGAAGTCGACCCAAGAACGCTAAGCAAACTTATTAATGAGGCGCTCAAACCGAATTTAACTGAAGGTGCGAGAGCAGCAGATATGGAGTTTTTTCTCCACCCGATGAAAGATTGGCATTTAAATTCTGAATGGGAAAACGGTCAACCTGTGACGAGTCAAGCCAAGCGATTTTTATGGCTTTACAGTATAATTGGACTTTTTGTACTGGTTCTGGCTTGCATCAATTTTATGAATTTAAGTACCGCTCGCTCTGAAAAACGAGCTAAAGAAGTTGGTATTAGAAAAACCTTAGGCTCGATCCGAAAACAGTTAATCGCTCAATTCTATATTGAATCATTGCTTTACAGCCTCTTGGCTTTCGGATTGTCTTTAGGGCTACTCTATGCACTACTTCCGTGGTTCAATAATGTATCGGGTAAGGAGATATCAGCTCCATGGCAAAGCCCCCAGTTTTGGTTCTTAACCAGTGGTTTTGTTTTACTCACATCAATCTTATCAGGTTCTTACCCTGCTTTTTACTTGTCTTCTTTCAAACCGATTAAAGCTATAAAAGGCACCCTCACGGGTGGCAAAAAAGCAGCATTACCAAGAAAAGTACTCGTGGTATTTCAGTTTACAATTTCCATAGCCCTAATCATTGGTACCATTACTGTGAATAACCAAATACAAACTGCTCAGAATAGGCTGGTTGGTTATACTCCAGAAGGCATGATCGCGATTAATCCAGCTTCGCCTGAAGTGATGCCTAAAAGGCAATTACTTAAGGATGAAATACTGAAAACAGGTATGGCTGCCGCAGTTGGCAGTTCCAACTACCCGGTGACAACGACTAAAGGCTGGAATCCTGGGTTTTCCTGGGAAGGAATGGACCCAAATTTCACGAGGTCATTCAATACCATTAGCATTTCTCACGGATATGGAGATGCTGTGGGTCTAAAGTTCATTGCCGGACGTGATTTTTCAGAGGAGTTAGAGACAGACAATAGAGGCATTATCATCAATAGATCTGCCATGAATGCTATGAAACTGGAAAATCCAGTAGGCACGATAGTCACCTACAAACCAAGATGGCGAGAGGCAAGAAAGTACACAATTATTGGTGTAGTTGAGGATATGATTAAGGGGTCTCCTTTTGAAGATACGTCTCTATCCGTCATGTTTCTTGATGAAGGATACATGCAATGGCTTTACATCAGACTAAACCCAGAAATTAGTGCAAGCACATCAATTCCTGCCATTGAAAAAGTTTATAACGAAATTTTTCCAGAAGCACCTTTTGATTTCACTTTCGCTGATGACGATTACAATGCAAAATTTGAGCAAGAGCAACGTGTTAGCCGTCTCGCCCAGTTTTTTAGCATACTAGCCATTTTCATAAGTTGTCTTGGATTATTTGGCCTAGCGGCATACATCGCCGAACAAAGAACCAAGGAAATCGGTATTCGGAAAGTTCTGGGTGCCAGTATCGGAACTCTGTGGAAGCTATTATCAAAAGATTTTGCCTTGTTGGTACTCATAGCTAGCATAATCTCTATCCCTATTTCATATACCGTTTTGGACGGATGGCTTTCCAGTTATCAGGTCAGGACCAAGTTATATTGGTGGATTTTCGCCGTTGGAGCTTTGAGTGGAATGTTCATCACCATGTTAACGGTAAGTTTTCAGGCTATCAAAGCTGCGATCGCTAACCCAGTGAATTCCTTAAGAAACGAGTAA
- a CDS encoding PadR family transcriptional regulator: MKETKLGDFEETILLLVGILDKEAYAFKIAEEFESQTERAVSIGAVHSTLNRLGEKGFLTSEMGASTAERGGRRKRIYTITAAGQRALQESRDFKVSLWNQYPSLAGGNLNFNF, encoded by the coding sequence ATGAAGGAAACAAAACTAGGTGACTTCGAAGAGACCATTCTGCTATTAGTAGGCATTCTTGACAAAGAGGCGTACGCGTTTAAAATCGCAGAAGAATTCGAATCACAAACTGAAAGGGCGGTTTCGATAGGTGCAGTACACTCTACATTAAATCGGTTGGGAGAAAAAGGTTTTCTCACTTCTGAAATGGGAGCTTCCACGGCCGAACGCGGTGGAAGAAGAAAACGAATCTACACGATTACTGCCGCCGGTCAGCGCGCATTACAAGAATCTAGGGACTTTAAAGTTTCGCTTTGGAACCAATACCCATCACTAGCAGGAGGAAACTTGAACTTTAATTTCTAG
- a CDS encoding tRNA (cytidine(34)-2'-O)-methyltransferase, with protein MALNIVLIEPEIPNNTGNIGRLSLAAGAHLHLVKPFGFELTDKRVKRAGLDYWQHLSLTIYENQASFFEQNGDKPMAFLSSKGTKDHWSIDYEDNMFLVFGKESVGLSSEITEKYTDRLFKIPMHSEHIRSLNLANAVSIVVYEGLRRLK; from the coding sequence ATGGCATTGAATATTGTATTGATCGAACCTGAAATTCCTAATAACACGGGTAATATTGGTCGTTTGAGTTTAGCAGCTGGAGCACATTTACACCTCGTAAAACCATTCGGCTTTGAACTAACCGATAAAAGAGTGAAGCGGGCTGGCTTGGACTATTGGCAGCATCTGTCTTTGACTATTTATGAAAATCAAGCATCTTTTTTCGAGCAAAACGGAGATAAACCAATGGCCTTTTTATCCAGTAAAGGAACTAAAGACCATTGGTCAATTGATTATGAAGACAATATGTTCTTGGTATTTGGTAAAGAGTCAGTGGGTTTATCTTCAGAAATCACCGAAAAATATACCGATCGGCTTTTTAAAATCCCGATGCATAGCGAGCATATCCGAAGCCTAAACTTGGCCAATGCAGTCAGCATAGTCGTTTATGAGGGCTTAAGGAGGTTAAAGTAA
- a CDS encoding nuclear transport factor 2 family protein has translation MKHLLKSVVAIILLMTIACSPQEEKVVNTDKITKEVQARMDAFVASNNNMDLDALKGFYSNDESFYWVEDGKIQYANKQVLEASLSGLVGMVSSVNMKILNQRIKVVSDESAIAFLEYDQAMAMSSGGAFNINGAMTVLLQKEEGVWRFLIGHSSTKKER, from the coding sequence ATGAAACATCTTTTAAAATCAGTTGTGGCAATTATCCTTTTGATGACTATTGCATGTTCCCCACAGGAGGAAAAAGTAGTAAATACTGACAAAATCACTAAAGAAGTACAGGCTAGAATGGATGCTTTTGTCGCCAGTAATAACAATATGGATTTAGATGCCCTGAAAGGCTTTTATTCCAATGATGAAAGTTTCTATTGGGTAGAGGATGGCAAAATTCAATATGCCAATAAACAAGTGCTTGAAGCTTCATTAAGTGGCTTGGTAGGGATGGTGTCAAGTGTCAATATGAAAATCCTTAATCAACGGATAAAGGTGGTTAGTGACGAATCTGCCATAGCCTTTCTTGAATATGATCAGGCCATGGCAATGTCTTCTGGAGGTGCTTTTAACATCAATGGTGCTATGACCGTGCTACTTCAAAAGGAAGAAGGTGTTTGGCGATTTTTAATCGGACACAGCTCCACTAAAAAGGAGCGATGA